In Camelina sativa cultivar DH55 chromosome 16, Cs, whole genome shotgun sequence, a single window of DNA contains:
- the LOC104749096 gene encoding uncharacterized protein LOC104749096 isoform X1, translated as MSTNTAGDGDSGVVVAEMAEGQYVKAKTSVWWDIGNCQVPKGHDAHGIAQNVTSALGKMNYCGPVSISAYGDTNLIPLAIQHALNSTGIALNHVPAGVKDASDKKILVDMLFWALDNPAPANFMLISGDRDFSNALHGLRMRRYNILLAQPLKASVPLIHAARTVWLWTSLSAGGCPLTPSESSQLVLNSTLQSSSVSSSSSQPLDSNNKSKVKYVPKPSNQQPKVQESKPNNNYRQQQQNNTQGKQFKKAPHEFFASSQQQQPSSRPPPNLQPSSNVNPFPGNVMSNHPQNQLQYNYPPRPGPPFPPRQPYPNPDPSWNNGNNSIPNHAQNYYPNAVRPGAPNMQPPYGNVFRPYRPENLQPPTGNGFRPMHGPRFSSPPLLTAPDISNLSVSQYPSQTQNRPNFNHQVRQEYRPKMESSFSPSLNGPNNGYLPRSSSAPVTQSTSTPGVSPSQPPVVTGSGTSNGMWGTQECPPPSEYVQGLIGVILHALNILKTEKVSPTEPNISDCIQYGDPKHRGTDVKKALDGALEHHMIMVNNVGKLKLYIGRNETLWNCVNPLGGNPKKYPKATWDRLQKFLTSSPGRAAFTATQCRYEAAQVLKKECLKELTLGDILQILNITATTKKWISHHQTGWKPITISLDAETTNETATETDTGIQTDA; from the exons ATGTCGACGAACACGGCGGGGGATGGGGATTCCGGGGTGGTGGTGGCGGAGATGGCTGAAGGTCAGTACGTGAAGGCGAAGACGTCAGTGTGGTGGGATATAGGGAATTGTCAAGTCCCAAAAGGTCATGACGCTCATGGAATTGCGCAGAACGTTACATCGGCGCTTGGTAAGATGAACTACTGTGGTCCCGTTTCAATCTCTGCTTATGGAGATACCAATCTTATCCCTTTAGCCATCCAGCACGCTCTTAATTCTACTGGTATCGCTCTCAACCACGTCCCTGCCG GTGTGAAGGATGCGAGTGATAAGAAGATTCTAGTGGACATGTTGTTTTGGGCATTGGACAATCCTGCTCCTGCGAATTTTATGTTGATTTCAGGAGACAGAGACTTCTCCAATGCTCTACATGGATTGAGGATGAGACGTTACAATATACTGTTGGCTCAGCCTCTCAAAGCATCAGTGCCGCTTATTCATGCTGCAAGGACTGTGTGGCTTTGGACTAGCCTATCTGCTGGAGGATGTCCTCTCACGCCAAGCGAAAGCTCACAACTTGTTCTCAATTCCactcttcaatcttcttctgTGTCTAGTTCATCAAGCCAACCTCTGGATTCTAACAACAAATCAAAGGTTAAATACGTTCCAAAACCATCAAATCAGCAGCCTAAAGTCCAGGAAAGTAAGCCTAACAATAACTACCGTcagcaacaacagaacaacaCTCAAGGGAAACAGTTTAAGAAAGCCCCACATGAGTTTTTTGCCAGTAGCCAGCAGCAGCAGCCCTCTAGCAGACCTCCTCCCAATTTACAACCCTCTAGCAATGTTAACCCTTTCCCTGGTAATGTCATGAGTAATCATCCTCAGAATCAGTTACAGTACAACTATCCTCCTAGACCTGGTCCTCCTTTTCCTCCTAGACAACCTTACCCTAACCCTGATCCTTCTTGGAATAATGGAAATAATAGCATTCCAAATCATGCTCAAAACTATTATCCCAATGCTGTCAGGCCAGGTGCTCCTAATATGCAGCCACCTTATGGTAATGTTTTCCGCCCCTATCGCCCAGAGAACCTGCAGCCTCCTACTGGTAATGGTTTCCGTCCTATGCACGGGCCTAGGTTTTCGTCTCCACCTCTCTTGACTGCACCTGATATCAGCAATCTAAGTGTGTCTCAATATCCTAGTCAAACTCAAAATCGTCCCAACTTCAACCATCAAGTTAGACAAGAATACAGACCAAAGATGGAGTCCTCATTCTCTCCTAGCTTAAACGGTCCAAATAACGGTTAT CTTCCACGGAGTAGTAGTGCCCCAGTAACTCAGTCTACGTCCACTCCTGGAGTTTCGCCTTCTCAGCCTCCAGTGGTTACTGGGTCTGGGACCAGCAATGGTATGTGGGGAACGCAAGAGTGTCCACCACCATCTGAGTATGTTCAAGGCCTTATAGGTGTTATCCTACATGCTCTTAACATCTTGAAAACTGAAAAAGTTTCGCCTACCGAGCCTAATATCTCGGATTGCATTCAGTACGGGGATCCAAAGCATCGTGGTACTGATGTAAAGAAGGCTTTGGACGGTGCATTAGAGCACCATATGATCATGGTGAATAATGTAGGTAAACTAAAGCTCTACATTGGCAGAAACGAAACTCTATGGAACTGTGTAAACCCTTTAGGGGGAAACCCTAAGAAATACCCAAAAGCAACTTGGGATAGACTACAAAAGTTTCTAACCTCATCTCCTGGGCGGGCAGCGTTTACAGCAACTCAGTGCAG GTATGAAGCTGCACAAGTTCTGAAAAAGGAATGTCTAAAAGAGCTTACTTTAGGTGACATACTGCAGATCTTGAATATAACAGCAACCACAAAGAAATGGATTAGTCATCATCAAACAGGATGGAAACCAATTACTATTAGTCTTGATGCAGAGACCACAAACGAGACAGCAACCGAAACGGATACAGGTATCCAAACCGATGCCTAA
- the LOC104753183 gene encoding uncharacterized protein LOC104753183: MIISEAYSCLDSGGVRDQRYYRAGVYSRVVRTGVPRAYASAKRGNPWLIGAPFLLIVLGTIGLGGVKANRAYNLQKQTFPSHNPFLP, from the exons ATGATT ATATCTGAAGCTTACTCTTGCCTTGACTctg GTGGTGTTAGGGATCAAAGATATTATAGAGCAG GTGTGTATTCGAGGGTTGTCAGGACTGGAGTTCCAAGGGCATATGCATCTGCCAAAAGAGGCAACCCTTGGTTGATCGGCGCACCTTTCCTTCTTATCGTTTTAGGAACCATCGGACTTGGTGGAGTCAAAGCTAACAG GGCTTATAATCTTCAAAAACAGACGTTCCCGTCTCACAATCCTTTTCTTCCATGA
- the LOC104749096 gene encoding uncharacterized protein LOC104749096 isoform X2, giving the protein MSTNTAGDGDSGVVVAEMAEGQYVKAKTSVWWDIGNCQVPKGHDAHGIAQNVTSALGKMNYCGPVSISAYGDTNLIPLAIQHALNSTGIALNHVPAGVKDASDKKILVDMLFWALDNPAPANFMLISGDRDFSNALHGLRMRRYNILLAQPLKASVPLIHAARTVWLWTSLSAGGCPLTPSESSQLVLNSTLQSSSVSSSSSQPLDSNNKSKVKYVPKPSNQQPKVQESKPNNNYRQQQQNNTQGKQFKKAPHEFFASSQQQQPSSRPPPNLQPSSNVNPFPGNVMSNHPQNQLQYNYPPRPGPPFPPRQPYPNPDPSWNNGNNSIPNHAQNYYPNAVRPGAPNMQPPYGNVFRSYRPENLHPPTGNGAHPMHGPRFSSPPLLSAPDISNLSLSQYPSQTLNRPNFNHQVRQEFRPKMESSFSPSLNGPNNGYLPRSSSAPVTQSTSTPGVSPSQPPVVTGSGTSNGMWGTQECPPPSEYVQGLIGVILHALNILKTEKVSPTEPNISDCIQYGDPKHRGTDVKKALDGALEHHMIMVNNVGKLKLYIGRNETLWNCVNPLGGNPKKYPKATWDRLQKFLTSSPGRAAFTATQCRYEAAQVLKKECLKELTLGDILQILNITATTKKWISHHQTGWKPITISLDAETTNETATETDTGIQTDA; this is encoded by the exons ATGTCGACGAACACGGCGGGGGATGGGGATTCCGGGGTGGTGGTGGCGGAGATGGCTGAAGGTCAGTACGTGAAGGCGAAGACGTCAGTGTGGTGGGATATAGGGAATTGTCAAGTCCCAAAAGGTCATGACGCTCATGGAATTGCGCAGAACGTTACATCGGCGCTTGGTAAGATGAACTACTGTGGTCCCGTTTCAATCTCTGCTTATGGAGATACCAATCTTATCCCTTTAGCCATCCAGCACGCTCTTAATTCTACTGGTATCGCTCTCAACCACGTCCCTGCCG GTGTGAAGGATGCGAGTGATAAGAAGATTCTAGTGGACATGTTGTTTTGGGCATTGGACAATCCTGCTCCTGCGAATTTTATGTTGATTTCAGGAGACAGAGACTTCTCCAATGCTCTACATGGATTGAGGATGAGACGTTACAATATACTGTTGGCTCAGCCTCTCAAAGCATCAGTGCCGCTTATTCATGCTGCAAGGACTGTGTGGCTTTGGACTAGCCTATCTGCTGGAGGATGTCCTCTCACGCCAAGCGAAAGCTCACAACTTGTTCTCAATTCCactcttcaatcttcttctgTGTCTAGTTCATCAAGCCAACCTCTGGATTCTAACAACAAATCAAAGGTTAAATACGTTCCAAAACCATCAAATCAGCAGCCTAAAGTCCAGGAAAGTAAGCCTAACAATAACTACCGTcagcaacaacagaacaacaCTCAAGGGAAACAGTTTAAGAAAGCCCCACATGAGTTTTTTGCCAGTAGCCAGCAGCAGCAGCCCTCTAGCAGACCTCCTCCCAATTTACAACCCTCTAGCAATGTTAACCCTTTCCCTGGTAATGTCATGAGTAATCATCCTCAGAATCAGTTACAGTACAACTATCCTCCTAGACCTGGTCCTCCTTTTCCTCCTAGACAACCTTACCCTAACCCTGATCCTTCTTGGAATAATGGAAATAATAGCATTCCAAATCATGCTCAAAACTATTATCCCAATGCTGTCAGGCCAGGTGCTCCTAATATGCAGCCACCTTATGGTAATGTTTTCCGC TCTTATCGCCCAGAGAACCTGCATCCTCCTACTGGTAACGGTGCCCATCCTATGCACGGGCCTAGGTTCTCGTCTCCACCTCTCTTGTCGGCACCTGATATCAGCAATCTAAGTCTGTCTCAGTATCCGAGTCAAACTCTAAATCGTCCTAACTTCAACCATCAAGTTAGGCAAGAATTCAGACCAAAGATGGAATCCTCATTCTCTCCTAGCTTAAACGGTCCAAATAACGGTTATCTTCCACGGAGTAGTAGTGCCCCAGTAACTCAGTCTACGTCCACTCCTGGAGTTTCGCCTTCTCAGCCTCCAGTGGTTACTGGGTCTGGGACCAGCAATGGTATGTGGGGAACGCAAGAGTGTCCACCACCATCTGAGTATGTTCAAGGCCTTATAGGTGTTATCCTACATGCTCTTAACATCTTGAAAACTGAAAAAGTTTCGCCTACCGAGCCTAATATCTCGGATTGCATTCAGTACGGGGATCCAAAGCATCGTGGTACTGATGTAAAGAAGGCTTTGGACGGTGCATTAGAGCACCATATGATCATGGTGAATAATGTAGGTAAACTAAAGCTCTACATTGGCAGAAACGAAACTCTATGGAACTGTGTAAACCCTTTAGGGGGAAACCCTAAGAAATACCCAAAAGCAACTTGGGATAGACTACAAAAGTTTCTAACCTCATCTCCTGGGCGGGCAGCGTTTACAGCAACTCAGTGCAG GTATGAAGCTGCACAAGTTCTGAAAAAGGAATGTCTAAAAGAGCTTACTTTAGGTGACATACTGCAGATCTTGAATATAACAGCAACCACAAAGAAATGGATTAGTCATCATCAAACAGGATGGAAACCAATTACTATTAGTCTTGATGCAGAGACCACAAACGAGACAGCAACCGAAACGGATACAGGTATCCAAACCGATGCCTAA